DNA sequence from the Diorhabda sublineata isolate icDioSubl1.1 chromosome 6, icDioSubl1.1, whole genome shotgun sequence genome:
ttgaattacatacttatcgagttgcatgtcttccgtcatgtaattcgttaaatattctagcaacAGCTCTTggtacaattattattttggtaatataaacctacaatttcaattctttctttcaaagagtaaaccatttcagagaaacaaaataaataatgtatcaaattacactatcaatagtgactacaaattctagttgacaatgtcaaagtttaataaaaagtagagttttttgttgtttggattttttaagtagaataaatagcacagttaaaatagattataccattgtatgaaagtgaatggtactcattttgaacacttattgtaacttcataataaatagcacagttaaaaagattaaagagtttgaactgttgtacaacccattttagtacaagcaaataaggtgaaagtaaataataagtaaaatttgtgctcttaaaagaaaaattgtttatctcataaactaaccactttaacctacaagaattatacatttttgaaatcagctcaaaggggagtatccaaattttacataaaaaatataaaaagtaatttaaaaaaataaaggggatgctgctaggggtgagggggtggcttttccagtaagtttaaataagccataatgcttgccccttccaacataaattgacgtgtttttggattttttctaaataccagtattacaaaagttattaaaggtggatacttttatctgaaaagcactgtatatagtGACGTCACTATATAGTATGTTTCTCTTAATAAAACTTATCATAAAAATCTTACCtgtaaattgttttcaattgatcTTTCATGGGATTAATAGGAGCGCCATAGCATTCACAAAGCGCGTTCAAAGCTATACTTTTAGCTTTATATACGGGTCGATTCGTTTCTTGGTAAGTTAAAATAGCATGTGCAGCTTGCGTATCAAATACCATTCGCATCATTATGTTGAACTGGTTGTAGAGATTCACGGAATCGTTTCGACAATCATGAACAACCTAAATAAACAGTCCATGTTAGAGGTAAATTCATTTAGATACACacgtatatacagggtgaattaGCAGtgtgtattgtattgtattgtagataatgatatttaatacgacatcctgtatattttttcaaacttttacGTTAACATGGCAGAAAAAGCTTTTAGAGTTTCTAGTAACAttctttttctacaaatataaaaaaattctaggGTTACCCAATACATTAAGCCACCCAccaattattttagtttttatttcatcaaGTTGTAACTGGTGCCGATAGATGCCGTGCGGCTGTGTCCCCCTAGTAACAAGTGATCTAAAATGTGATGTGAagtgatatattttcaaagtgatggttacaaaattgttgataatgTTATAATTagtgtgaaaattttaatttaataaagttgTAAATGATACGATAGTTTTTTTATCGATACATTTGGCCAAATATAAACTTGATGctaatttattttgagaaatctCATATCCCAAAAGTTTTGAAACTCGTCTCATGTAGCAGTACTGTGAGAACTTCCAAAGTTATCTactatttttcttaataacatATTTAATGCCTCTTAAAATAACTTATATACCAAACTTTGGGAGTAAAATTTGTACAGCCTGtataaaaaacactttttgcaTCAACCTTTATAACTTCGTTAGATTCCAGTAGTCTTCTAAGTCCATGTTCGATCATCTCAGGACAGGATATTAAATCAAATACATATGCAAAGCCGGTCATCGTTGCAACTTGCATCAAAGTTAGTTGTCCTTTTACACCCAAATTGATACCTTCGCAATCAAAAGCCACCACCTTCCTATCTGCAGTGAAAGGCCAagtttcatcaaatttattattttcttctttattcattATATCATTGATAACCAATTGGCACTCTCTCGTCGTACAAATTACCCTGGAAACAAGATACCGATAATTTcgtcaagaaaataaaaagtggGTAAATTAGttctcattttttacatatttttataagtaataactaaaataaggtatagaatggaaaaaaaacaacaacaaaaggTTAATAAGAAAgttcaacaatttataataGTACAAGGGCCAGTCAATCACTCTGTGACTTTTTAAATTTCCCTCCTTTTAGATGAAATGATAACACTGGTACAAAAATCAGGATCTTCACTcccagaaaataataaattcaagaaGTTGTTAGTTTCTATTGAAAATCTTGATTTCTGTTAACAAATTAACATTATCTACCTGGTATTCTGGAAAAGTCTTGTTTTCCAACTATCGGTGTGTGTTATATGTTGATTCATCATACTTTGTCGTTGTTCTCTACCTGTATTTTCTTGTAAAGTTTTTAGTACGAGAGTATTTATACGTTGTTTCAAGCTTTGATTATATGTAGAATTTGATTTAATGGAAGGTTTCTGGAAAGTAGGCGATAGTACTGTTCGatcgttttgattttcattCGAATTCTGTTTAATAGGAtttcctaaaaaataaattatataaacacCAAAAACATGTTACTAATAGAAGAAtgtttgcaaagaatttatttatgaaacaatgatatataagaaaatttcctTTGATCCCTTTCCAAAATATCAAATCTAAAAGTTGTAAtactttttcttaaattttagctgaaattttgtaattttcaaatgTGAATCCATTAAGTAATGCTGATAatacagttttttaaaaattatcattatgcCCACTATCACTTTttaaattgtgataatttttttaaataattgaattaataatcATACACCAAATTCATTGTTtcaattcatttgaaacgaCATGGGCATTATACCGGGTTTTTCACTTTAAATTTAACCCCATTAAtgtgaataaaaatgttttaaacaaaatttccaagatatcaaataatactttttcattCTTCCACATAATTAGATATGGCTTCTTAGCACATTATTTACTAACATTGCAATGATAAATTGATTATCGAAACAGACGtcagaaaatgtaattttgagtgtgTTGCAGCCTTCCCGCATTCTGAACTTTCTCCAATGTGTTCCGGAACATTCTGGAGAGGAGGGAAATTAAATAGCAGAGACAGGCTAAAGTAAGGGCAGATAAAATCTTCCAAACAGTTACTGGAACAATTTACAGGGGTTGTGACAGGCAAAGATATCACACTCCAGAACATTACACCTTGTAGTTAGATACATCTAAAAGGGGTTCTTTCGAGGTGTCATATTTTGTGTTGTGGAAACATTTTGGTGTAGTCAGTTACATAATTAATGAGAGGGTCAAATTGTAGTGAAAGAACCGGTATATTTAATCTTAcctaatttaaaattaactttacttttatcttcatttttaatatatgacACTGCAGGTGGTACAGGAGAAGTTGGGGGTTCAGGACTCATAGATTTCGCTTGAATTTTAGGTTGTTTCAATCTATCACTTATAGATCTAGGAGATAATTGTATATTATCCTTTTCCATCGGAGCAGATGGATATTTTTCGCTTATTTCTATTCCTTCCATGGGGAGAGTTAAGGGTTTTTCACGTTTTTCGATTCTTTCGACctataaaagtaatttatacCCTTAAtggtaaaattttgaaacgtcAGCTAAAAGAATTAATAATTGATGACTAACTACTAACCTTATCTGTTTTAACATCATTGCAAACATCTATAGACAGATTTTTggcatttttcatttcttcattagTTCTTTTATATTCCTTCATAAGATTAACTTGAGCTGACAtatgtttttgattaattttgggTGGTTGAATCAAAGTTACTAAATTCGAATGTATATGAAAACTGTCTGAAAAAAGTCTCAAAAAACTCATAAGTTGAGTTGGAGTGTTGAATAAATTCGTCCACATACTTTCGGGAAGGTTGCAGCTGACTATTTGAAAGAGTTGTTCCACTAATACCGGACCTTTGAccttaaaaatgtattttataagATCCATTTAAAATGAGGAATATTTATAAGGTCAATGACTCTTACaaaatttacatttgaaaaactTACCTCAATACACTGTGCCAGAAAATCTAACAAAGCCTGAGTTTCTTGTGGATCAATTTTAACATCATGTTGAAAATGTAACTCTGGAGGGCAGTGACTCTTAACGGATTCAAAATTTGCTAAAATCACagtttctttttcatcatctaCCATAAATGTACCAGGATGTTTGAAGAGAAAATCTCTAAATTCATGAAAATGTTGTCCTGAGACATGACGCACTTCAGGACTTGCTTGGGAACGGTGTCCCAAAAGGCTGCGAATAGGCACTTCAGTTCCTTCACCATATTGAGCcagtttttcagaaaaatactCCACAGCTTGCGTAGTATAATCTTTCCCTAATAAAAGTAAACATTAAATCAAAATACTGATTTCTTttcgaatatgaaattttaaattacctCTCTTCATAAAAAGACAATTATATTGTGAAAGGTTGTTTTCTgtaattgttaaaatttaaattttaacaaagaAAGACTAATTTACAATATAAACTGTTCGTACATGAAATTTATGAGATAGAATTATGAATTTGATAATCCTGGAAgtgaaaaataagaaagaagacCTCAACCTCAAACAACAGAAATAAGCATATGTAAAAATGATGTATGTTCAAAAAGGAGCAAAATGATCTTTTATGTATGATTTACCATGGATACAGGAAAATATACTGTAAAATATGTTCAGGAGTGTCTTCATAAAAAGTTTGGCATATCCCGacattattttttgacatagTATTTCAGTTGATTCAACGATAATTGTAACCTTCCaatatcacaaattttattttttaataaaatactcTCTTAATCAGTTCAATCGAGAAATTGTTCTCAATTCAAACATTTTCAGGTCATTTTAGACATACCATCAACAGGATTTATTTGTTAATGCAAATCTCCAAAAAAATCTGACATCTTAGAATCCCCCCGAAAGATCAGCTTTCATTTGTATCTATATTCTTCGCAAATATATATTATCACTCCACCTTCTTTCCATTAGGTTATGTATGTTCAAAAGTGTGTATATCcagaaatgagaaatttttattattatgtctGGTCTCTTTTTTTCTAAAGCACGAAACTCATCTAGTTATGTAAATAAGGAGTTTGCATTTATTTCTATGCATTATTGTGTTT
Encoded proteins:
- the LOC130444815 gene encoding uncharacterized protein LOC130444815 isoform X2, giving the protein MEAMQYETARNMTLLFFFERLLDKGEPRTLHDLSCQFGSKGFTKEMRQIAGGSQSGLKKFLSQYPSLFCMDNDYVTVNTFQHSSSKDSQGKDYTTQAVEYFSEKLAQYGEGTEVPIRSLLGHRSQASPEVRHVSGQHFHEFRDFLFKHPGTFMVDDEKETVILANFESVKSHCPPELHFQHDVKIDPQETQALLDFLAQCIEVKGPVLVEQLFQIVSCNLPESMWTNLFNTPTQLMSFLRLFSDSFHIHSNLVTLIQPPKINQKHMSAQVNLMKEYKRTNEEMKNAKNLSIDVCNDVKTDKVERIEKREKPLTLPMEGIEISEKYPSAPMEKDNIQLSPRSISDRLKQPKIQAKSMSPEPPTSPVPPAVSYIKNEDKRNPIKQNSNENQNDRTVLSPTFQKPSIKSNSTYNQSLKQRINTLVLKTLQENTGREQRQSMMNQHITHTDSWKTRLFQNTRVICTTRECQLVINDIMNKEENNKFDETWPFTADRKVVAFDCEGINLGVKGQLTLMQVATMTGFAYVFDLISCPEMIEHGLRRLLESNEVIKVVHDCRNDSVNLYNQFNIMMRMVFDTQAAHAILTYQETNRPVYKAKSIALNALCECYGAPINPMKDQLKTIYRRDQKYWSRRPLSREMILYASADVLSLTNEKIYYQMSKNIRPENRELLLELCDEQLQMHISPDSVKMKKRQRKTETEVMELRTKLAQATKSVVLSNREVRLLRYIELTDDEKEKLKSSAKVAKKLEKLESLGQDREGDSSEEDGDNDQDYPSLDSDMTSPRNSEPTSLTESMQMVDTILNDNKLDRIDKIEKLETILSNAAILQNDIESEKCTCSCHCKLNNGYKQDRVVSPTNEYVSSVKDDDDGMVKANHSNIGTQTLSTGDIVVTKIFFNESTE
- the LOC130444815 gene encoding uncharacterized protein LOC130444815 isoform X1; protein product: MEAMQYETARNMTLLFFFERLLDKGEPRTLHDLSCQFGSKGFTKEMRQIAGGSQSGLKKFLSQYPSLFCMDNDYVTVNTFQHSSSKDSQGKDYTTQAVEYFSEKLAQYGEGTEVPIRSLLGHRSQASPEVRHVSGQHFHEFRDFLFKHPGTFMVDDEKETVILANFESVKSHCPPELHFQHDVKIDPQETQALLDFLAQCIEVKGPVLVEQLFQIVSCNLPESMWTNLFNTPTQLMSFLRLFSDSFHIHSNLVTLIQPPKINQKHMSAQVNLMKEYKRTNEEMKNAKNLSIDVCNDVKTDKVERIEKREKPLTLPMEGIEISEKYPSAPMEKDNIQLSPRSISDRLKQPKIQAKSMSPEPPTSPVPPAVSYIKNEDKSKVNFKLGNPIKQNSNENQNDRTVLSPTFQKPSIKSNSTYNQSLKQRINTLVLKTLQENTGREQRQSMMNQHITHTDSWKTRLFQNTRVICTTRECQLVINDIMNKEENNKFDETWPFTADRKVVAFDCEGINLGVKGQLTLMQVATMTGFAYVFDLISCPEMIEHGLRRLLESNEVIKVVHDCRNDSVNLYNQFNIMMRMVFDTQAAHAILTYQETNRPVYKAKSIALNALCECYGAPINPMKDQLKTIYRRDQKYWSRRPLSREMILYASADVLSLTNEKIYYQMSKNIRPENRELLLELCDEQLQMHISPDSVKMKKRQRKTETEVMELRTKLAQATKSVVLSNREVRLLRYIELTDDEKEKLKSSAKVAKKLEKLESLGQDREGDSSEEDGDNDQDYPSLDSDMTSPRNSEPTSLTESMQMVDTILNDNKLDRIDKIEKLETILSNAAILQNDIESEKCTCSCHCKLNNGYKQDRVVSPTNEYVSSVKDDDDGMVKANHSNIGTQTLSTGDIVVTKIFFNESTE